A region of the Zootoca vivipara chromosome 3, rZooViv1.1, whole genome shotgun sequence genome:
GCAGTTATCCAATATTGCAGAAATTCAGTAAGATGCAACATTGCCGTTTCTTAAATGTTGTTTAATAAAATACATCAGCACCGCTGAACCGATTGTTCAGaacccagctccgagggccttctggtagaaGACTGCTAGAAGCGAAATTACAGGGActcaggaagagggccttcttggtagtggcacccaccctgtggaacgtccttttacaaggcatctgaaggcagccctgtattgggaagtttttaatgtttgacgttttattatgtttttatatgcgctggaagctgcccagagtggctggggcaacccagccagataggctgcatataagtaataaaattattattattcacccagGATGCTCGGGAGAGTGgcgtagctcaggggtagagcatctgttttgcatacaggttcaatccccaccaacTCCATGTAGGGCCTGGAGAGAACCCTGCTCTTAAACCCTGTTGAGATGCTGCCGAtccatgtagacaatactaagcttgaTGAACCAGTGGTCCGACTCtctataaggcagattcctgtgtccCTGTCTCCCGCATGCAATGCCAGCTGCAGCCATGCAAACCACCTGGAAGCGAGACTATACTGTCCATTTTCTGTCGCAGTTCCACTTGTAGCTCCTCCGTCGCCGGGCCGCCTTCCGAGAATTTTCCAAGAGCAGATCACTTTCAAATACGACTTCAATGCCAGAGCCACCCCCTGCATCCCCTATCAAGGGAAGGTAAGGCCATGTGCATCCTGTGCTCTGAACATTCAGCAGGAAGCCAGGAGGATGTGTTTACCTCATAGGCCTCCAGCACAATTGTTCTGGGACTGGGGAATGTCACTGCGTGCGTTGCAGTCGCTGGCGTTGGGTATTCGCACCCGCCCTCGGGCCTTAGAAAGACAGGGCAGTGAAGTATCGGGACGGGCACGTTCTTGCGACTTGGTTGCCTTACAAAAGATCCTGGGATGTCGTAGCAGAAGGTGGCCACTGCGATGTGAGGGACCAAGGACTTCCTACCACCCTCCACCTCAAAGATTTAATTCAGTACAGGaggagttttgttgttgttaaacttcCCCCTTTCCAAATGCTGTGGTCCTGATGTAgtccctttaaagccctaaatggccttggcccagtataccagTATATATCCACCACCTTctctcagcccagacactgaggtccagctccgagcaccttctggcggttccctccctgcgagaagtgaggttacagggaaccaggcaagagggccttctcagtggtggcccccgccctgtggaacgcccccccatcagatgtcaaggaaataaacaactatctgacttttagaagacaactgaaggcagccctgtttagggaagtttctaatgtttgatgttttatcatgtattttatattctgctgggagctgcccaaagtggctggggaaacccagacaaatgggtgggatataaataaaataataataataataataataataataataataataataataataataataataataaaattggagccatgtgtgtttgtgttgtacCTTAGTATTACctattgattcctgcattgcaggtggttggactagattactctcgTGgctccttccaacactacagttgtATGAGTTTAAAAACCCAGACATGGTTTGCTAAGCCTAAGAATTATTATCCCTCAGTATGCCTAGGACTGAGGCTCCTCCAGGGTCCCAGCTGCATCGTTGTTGCAATTATGGTTGTAAGCCACCCCCAGGGAAAGGCATGAAGTCCGATAAGAAATTAAACTTCCGCTGAGATTCTCTGAAGCAGGGGTTTGCAAAGCTGCAGCTTGCCAGAGGGCTGGATCCAGACCTCCCCCAAGCCCCACGGTTCATTCTGACAGGCAGCCAGGGCCACTCAAGTTCCATATCTTCAGTCTAGTAGGAGCTGACTTTCAAAAACTTCACTGGGACGTAATTCCAGTGAAATTATAATTTAGTTGTTTGATTTTAGAGCTAACACTGCCTACTGTATTTGAAAAGCCACCTGGTTTCTGGTAATTCTGATTATTCCTTGGTATCTCCCAGTATCAAACTTTCTTTAATTTGGAGATACGTGATGAAGAATGACAGGCTGTCTTCTGCTTTTATCAAAAGATACTGGTTTTAAAGTCCACATTACTTTTGCCGTACCACAAATACCCATTCCGTCCAGTCATGTCCTATTTCCAGGAACCTCTCATTTCTCAACTCCTTCATTCACATTAAACAACAGGCTGCAAAGTACAATTTTACATTGGTATGCcgattcttcccttccctttgcaacttttaatattttaacaCGTGGTGTTTTTCCCTTGCCATAAAAactagatttattattattattattattattattattattattattattattattattattttgccattgTCTGAATGGTAAGTCATTAGCTACAGTAGGCATTGTTTGGAACAAAAATATCATTCTGGGCAATATATTCACCTTTATCACAGAAATTCAACCCAGTGGAGATCATTTTAATTTCTCCCATCCTTACATATCTTTTTAAATCTCCGTCCATGTCTTAACATAATTATTTTTGTCTGGTTGACTTTGTCTGTCAAGTGCTTCTGTACTGAGTGGACTTCCAACCCGGAGTTGGTAACCAAGAAAAGGTTATGGGATGAATCAGGATCAACAGTGGAGAAATGGGAGCAAAACCTACTGAATCAGGTTTCCAAATGGAGAACCTTGTTCTCGGAGACATGCTGCAACAAAACAGAGCCCTGTTTGTTCCCACTTTGGCTTTTTGTTGACTTTCACCCccgcttttatatatatataatcaaattaATCCTATTCTTCTCGTGCAACCCTTAATGGCCAAAGTCATTTGGCAAGCGCTCATAAATCTTTGGCCTGCATCAGCCAGTGGTTTGCAGTTGTATCCATAGCAACCCGTGTAGCAAGAAATAAAATTTGACGGGGATAGGCACTGCCCTGCGGAAAAGAAAATGCGAGTTTGCAAGAGCAccatagccattttcaaattaaaaaaagcAGAACTGGGGGGCAGGAAAGGGGACGGCATTGGCAGGGTTTTGTCTCGTTCGTTTTCTCCTGttgccttcccccacccacccacgcatGACACCTTTCCTTGCTTTGCAAACCAGGGGAGCTGATGGCTCAGCCGTTCTGTTCACTCCCAGCCACCGTagttttcgctccataggacgcacctgaccataggacgcacctagtttttagaggaggaaaacaagaattttttttttgctttcttgaattgtcctaggcatagcagccaactcctttgcccccccccaattaaatatttgaggaagcttcttttgcaaagggcgaaagctccatttttttgaggatcagctcaaagttgtgcagctttttttgcaaatgggaaaaggcccattttgggggggggggtcagctcacagttgtgcatcttttttgcaaagggggaaagctccatttttaaggaTGAGCTCAAAGTttttgagtttccttgcaaagggaaaaaatcctgtttttatggggttcaactcagagttctgcagcttctctaggaaaggaaagggacccatttctacagtttccagacagataatctaatcagcctgtcacatgtctccctctgcagacagcAATTggggcctaggcaaggggccgggaggggccgggaagggagctagcgtcccttatctccctccccgatctcttgcaatcagctgctgagcgggttccttacaacgccctctttccctcttgttagcctttagctctttcttaaaaaacaaacaaaccacaatctgcCTTTGGACTCTGGGCAATTCGGCTcaagggaccacacattcgctccataagacacacagacatttcctctttctttttaggaggaaaaaagtgtgtcttatggagcgaaaaatacggaaCATCCTGGCCTCTGTTTGCCAGAGGAGAgtccagagagagggagggagagggagagcaagaAGAGGGAGGCATGCCAGTGCTTGAGTTAATAAATGAATTCAGCTCACAGCTGCATCTCCTCACCCCCCATGTCCCCCTGCTTAACATCAACCTTGTTTCCCTTTCCAGAAACGTGGAGCTTTTGTGTGGACGAAGATAAATCCAGAGAAGGGGGAGTCAGTTCCTGAGGGGACCAGAGCCCAGCCAGGCTCTGGGGGACCGGAGCTGCTGGAAGAGCCAAAAGCAGAGAAAGGGGGCTCTGCAGAAAGCTGCGTGACCTCAGCTGGCCTCCGCTTGCCGGATTCTCCAGAGATGCCCCCAGACTCCAACCTACGCTTATCAAAAGCAGATAGCAGCGCAGGAGCCAAAACAGATCCCGGAGCCCCGGAGAAAGGACAGGAGGGGAGTCCAGGGATTTCTCAGGCAGGGGAAGTGGATGTTGGCCATCCCTCGGGGGAGAAAAGGCCTCTCAGCCCTCCAAAGATGGGCTACCTTGAGAAACAGCAGGAGGACCAGTTGCCCCCCATTCATGAAGCCACGCAGTCTCTGGCAGAAATTCAGAAGGCCTAAGAGGTCCAAGTGCGGGGGTTGGCCTGGTGTAATTTCAGTAACGCCAAACACAAACTGACACCAGCAAACGGTCTGAGGCAACGCGCTCTCGCCTTTACATAACAACAGCTGCAGCGTGCTTTGATGCCTCTTGAAAATGAGAGtcctatatttatatatatatatataatcctatGAATCTTTTATTATGGTTTCTCTCTGCCGTTGCAGTTAGGTTATTTCCCTGCCCGCCCCCTCAACTCAAAATTATCTGGATTATCTGCTCGTTTGCTGGGGAAGGTTCCAGAATGTCGAGAGCGACTTAAGGACGCCGCTAATGAATAATGAGCAATTAATGTCAGCAGTTATGTTGCTTTGCTTTCGACATTTTGACTATTTGCAAG
Encoded here:
- the C3H2orf73 gene encoding uncharacterized protein C2orf73 homolog, which produces MLYEILEMGRRKKAPPRFIPDSYRVLNLKFPEKYKVLAKTEEVHMPKEQQYKLECRNNPQPIHAKCIKLNTKFLNKPILYMDTDSTKAKQDHWWPSLEPFVAPCPKPPYDKQSTQRSHFQRPACRLIRPLKFNTKRQPSRGIVPLVAPPSPGRLPRIFQEQITFKYDFNARATPCIPYQGKKRGAFVWTKINPEKGESVPEGTRAQPGSGGPELLEEPKAEKGGSAESCVTSAGLRLPDSPEMPPDSNLRLSKADSSAGAKTDPGAPEKGQEGSPGISQAGEVDVGHPSGEKRPLSPPKMGYLEKQQEDQLPPIHEATQSLAEIQKA